A window from Thermodesulfobacteriota bacterium encodes these proteins:
- a CDS encoding bifunctional transaldolase/phosoglucose isomerase, with amino-acid sequence MSRITDLSRLGQSIWYDYIRRSFITSGELKALIDEGLRGETSNPSILEKAIAGSSDYDEELKALVEQNKSVNEIYEALALKDIAMAADLFRPLYDKTDAGDGFISLEVSPTLANDTNGTIREARRYFVTLGRPNVMIKVPATKAGIPAITELIGAGVNVNVTLMFSVEQYKAVAEAYIRGLEKLAAEGPSIFKGHRVDRVASVASFFVSRVDTAVDPELEKIGNTALQGRIAIANAKLAYDEFRKTFRGKRWKKLADAGARVQRCLWASTSTKNPAYSDTLYVDELIGPDTVNTVPPATYKNFRDHGKAALTLTRGVREAEQDIAKLGKLGIDLKKVTNKLLRDGVQQFADSFTTLMASIEQKKEQIQSEKKPYSASLGKYQAAVDKSLEAMRDNNIIQKIWNFDYMVWEDDPAEISNRLGWLHIPEVMVDALPGIRKVVNEVKADGYKNVLLLGMGGSSLAPLVIRETFGVKKGYLDVAVLDSTDPGAVLEQRNRLDMSKTLFIVSTKSGGTAETLSFMKYFYNEVLKEVGKKDAGRHFIAITDPGSGLQKMAAELKFRKTFLNDPNIGGRYSALSFVGIPPAAFQGVDLDTLLARAITMLHNCESCNCAVDGDNSGAWLGAILGELAKAGHDKVTLVASPPIESFGSWVEQLIAESTGKDGKGILPVDREPLAQPEFYANDRLFVYLRLNSDSTYDRQVNALEKAGYPVVRINLRDIYDLGGEFFRWEMAIAVAGMIIGIHPFNQPNVEAAKVLARKMIAEYQKKGKLPVLKPTLSESGITVYSDFKAPGLEQALKKFLSFARPGRDESKGRSYVALQAYVKPSDETYNALQKLRAKIEKQYRLATTVGFGPRFLHSTGQLHKGDAGHGLFIQFTSDKPEDAPIPDEAGKKASSISFGVFVNAEALGDRQALLDRKRKVITFHLGENVVSGINRLAKIL; translated from the coding sequence ATGTCCAGAATAACGGATTTATCCAGACTCGGCCAGTCGATCTGGTACGACTATATCAGGAGGTCTTTCATAACCTCGGGAGAGCTCAAAGCCCTTATAGACGAAGGCTTGAGGGGTGAGACCTCGAACCCTTCCATACTCGAAAAAGCCATTGCCGGAAGCTCGGACTATGACGAGGAGCTCAAAGCCCTGGTCGAGCAGAACAAATCCGTGAACGAGATATACGAAGCGCTCGCATTAAAGGACATTGCGATGGCAGCCGACCTCTTCAGGCCGCTCTACGACAAGACGGACGCGGGCGACGGGTTTATAAGCCTCGAGGTCAGCCCCACCCTGGCTAACGACACGAACGGCACTATACGGGAAGCGAGGAGATACTTCGTCACTCTCGGGCGCCCGAACGTCATGATCAAGGTCCCCGCCACCAAGGCGGGCATCCCCGCAATCACTGAGCTCATCGGCGCGGGCGTCAACGTGAACGTGACGCTCATGTTCAGCGTCGAGCAGTATAAGGCCGTGGCCGAGGCGTATATCAGGGGACTCGAAAAGCTGGCCGCCGAAGGCCCGTCTATATTCAAGGGGCACAGGGTGGACAGGGTCGCTTCTGTCGCGTCGTTCTTCGTAAGCAGGGTGGACACCGCCGTAGACCCGGAGCTCGAGAAGATCGGGAACACTGCGCTACAGGGCAGGATCGCGATAGCGAATGCGAAGCTCGCGTACGACGAATTCAGGAAAACTTTTAGAGGCAAGCGCTGGAAGAAGCTGGCCGATGCGGGCGCGAGGGTGCAGAGGTGCCTCTGGGCGAGCACGAGCACCAAGAACCCCGCGTATTCCGATACGCTCTACGTCGACGAGCTTATAGGGCCCGATACCGTAAATACGGTCCCTCCGGCTACCTACAAGAACTTCAGGGACCACGGGAAGGCCGCCCTCACGCTGACGAGAGGCGTGAGGGAGGCGGAGCAGGACATAGCGAAGCTCGGGAAGCTCGGAATAGATTTGAAGAAAGTGACTAACAAGCTTCTGAGAGACGGCGTTCAGCAGTTTGCCGATTCCTTCACGACTCTGATGGCGAGCATAGAGCAGAAAAAGGAGCAGATACAGTCCGAGAAAAAACCCTACTCCGCGTCCCTCGGCAAATATCAGGCCGCGGTCGATAAATCGCTCGAAGCAATGCGTGACAACAACATCATACAGAAGATATGGAATTTCGATTACATGGTTTGGGAGGACGACCCGGCGGAGATAAGCAACCGTCTCGGCTGGCTCCACATACCGGAAGTTATGGTCGATGCGCTTCCGGGGATAAGAAAAGTCGTAAATGAGGTAAAGGCAGACGGCTATAAGAACGTGCTGCTCCTCGGTATGGGCGGCTCGAGCCTTGCCCCTCTCGTCATTCGCGAGACGTTCGGCGTCAAAAAAGGCTATCTCGACGTCGCCGTTCTCGACAGCACCGATCCCGGTGCCGTCCTCGAGCAGCGTAACCGCCTCGACATGTCGAAGACTCTCTTCATCGTATCCACGAAGTCGGGAGGCACTGCGGAGACACTCTCCTTCATGAAATACTTTTACAACGAGGTCTTGAAAGAGGTCGGGAAGAAAGATGCGGGAAGGCATTTCATCGCCATCACGGACCCGGGGAGCGGGCTCCAGAAGATGGCGGCTGAGCTCAAGTTCAGAAAGACGTTCCTGAATGATCCCAACATCGGCGGACGGTACTCGGCACTTTCTTTCGTCGGCATACCGCCTGCGGCTTTCCAGGGCGTCGACCTCGACACTCTCCTCGCACGGGCGATCACGATGCTCCACAACTGCGAGAGCTGCAACTGTGCCGTGGACGGGGATAACTCGGGCGCGTGGCTTGGCGCGATACTGGGGGAGCTCGCCAAGGCCGGTCACGACAAGGTCACGCTCGTCGCCTCACCGCCCATAGAGAGCTTCGGCTCATGGGTCGAGCAGCTCATAGCCGAGAGCACGGGCAAGGACGGGAAGGGAATACTCCCCGTCGACAGGGAGCCTCTCGCCCAGCCCGAATTCTATGCGAACGACAGGCTCTTCGTCTATCTCCGCCTGAATAGTGACAGTACCTACGACAGGCAGGTAAACGCCCTCGAGAAAGCGGGCTATCCGGTCGTGCGTATCAATCTCAGGGACATCTACGACCTGGGAGGCGAGTTCTTCAGGTGGGAGATGGCAATCGCCGTAGCCGGCATGATCATAGGCATTCATCCTTTCAACCAGCCGAACGTGGAGGCCGCCAAGGTCCTCGCGCGCAAGATGATAGCGGAGTATCAGAAAAAGGGTAAGCTGCCGGTACTGAAACCGACCCTCAGCGAATCCGGAATAACCGTCTACTCCGATTTCAAAGCCCCCGGTTTGGAGCAGGCGCTTAAAAAATTTCTTTCGTTCGCCAGGCCCGGCAGGGACGAATCGAAGGGGAGGAGCTACGTCGCGCTCCAGGCCTATGTCAAGCCCTCGGACGAGACTTACAACGCCCTCCAGAAGCTCAGGGCGAAGATAGAGAAGCAATACCGTCTGGCCACGACCGTGGGGTTCGGGCCTCGGTTCCTCCACTCTACCGGACAGCTCCATAAGGGAGACGCCGGACACGGTCTCTTCATCCAGTTCACGTCAGATAAGCCCGAGGACGCCCCCATACCGGACGAGGCGGGCAAGAAAGCCTCTTCGATAAGCTTCGGCGTGTTCGTAAACGCCGAGGCTCTCGGCGACCGCCAGGCGCTCCTCGACAGGAAGCGCAAGGTCATAACGTTCCACCTCGGCGAAAACGTCGTAAGCGGTATTAACAGGCTTGCGAAAATACTATAA
- the rpe gene encoding ribulose-phosphate 3-epimerase produces MVMIEPSILSADFTRLGEAVKAAEEAGVAWIQIDVMDGRFVPNINFGPGVVAAIRPLTKLKLDVHLMIVEPEKYINIFAESGADRIIVHQEVCYHLHRVLESIRELGVQSGVTLNPATPASSISEVLELADFVQVMGVNPGFGGQRFIWSQLGKIREIKEMLGRKGLDVPIGLDGGIDVETAPEAVRAGAAVLVAGSSVYNDKGTVRDNVKALLDSVR; encoded by the coding sequence ATGGTGATGATCGAACCTTCAATACTATCTGCGGACTTTACCAGGCTCGGGGAGGCGGTCAAAGCGGCGGAGGAAGCGGGAGTTGCCTGGATACAGATAGACGTGATGGACGGGCGCTTCGTACCCAACATCAACTTCGGGCCCGGCGTGGTGGCCGCCATAAGGCCGCTTACGAAATTAAAGCTCGACGTCCACCTCATGATAGTCGAGCCCGAGAAATATATAAATATATTCGCCGAATCGGGAGCCGACCGCATCATAGTCCATCAGGAGGTCTGCTACCACCTCCACCGCGTGCTCGAGTCCATCAGGGAGCTCGGCGTGCAGTCGGGCGTGACCCTTAACCCCGCCACACCTGCCTCCTCTATAAGCGAAGTTCTGGAGCTCGCCGACTTCGTCCAGGTGATGGGAGTCAATCCTGGTTTCGGCGGGCAGAGGTTCATATGGAGCCAGTTAGGCAAGATTCGCGAGATAAAAGAGATGCTCGGCAGGAAGGGGCTCGACGTCCCTATAGGCCTCGACGGCGGAATAGACGTCGAGACGGCTCCCGAGGCGGTGCGGGCCGGTGCTGCTGTCCTTGTCGCGGGATCGAGCGTTTATAACGACAAAGGCACGGTGCGGGATAACGTAAAAGCTCTGCTCGACAGTGTACGGTGA
- the rpiA gene encoding ribose-5-phosphate isomerase RpiA produces the protein MLQERLKKEAGISSVDLVRPGMVLGLGTGSTAKYALEEIARRLGDGRLKDIAGIPSSLETEKKARELGIPVISFDDKQEIDLTIDGADEVDPGLNLIKGGGGALLREKVLAQSSRRNVMIVDESKLSPMLGTRCPVPVEVIPFAWKPVANFLMSLGAEPVLRMKEDGSPYTTDQNNYIIDGRFGPIPDIESLAQKLGQRAGIAGYGLFIGTASEVIVATTHGIRYQKRKDS, from the coding sequence ATGCTCCAGGAGAGGCTCAAGAAAGAAGCCGGCATTAGCTCCGTGGATCTGGTGCGTCCGGGGATGGTCCTCGGCCTCGGCACCGGCAGCACCGCGAAGTACGCACTCGAAGAGATAGCCCGGAGACTCGGAGACGGGCGGCTCAAGGACATCGCGGGCATACCGAGCTCGCTCGAAACTGAAAAAAAAGCAAGAGAGCTCGGCATACCGGTGATCTCGTTCGACGATAAGCAGGAGATAGACCTGACCATAGACGGAGCAGACGAGGTCGACCCCGGGCTCAACCTCATCAAAGGCGGCGGCGGGGCGCTCTTGAGAGAAAAGGTTCTCGCGCAGTCGAGCAGGCGTAACGTCATGATCGTCGACGAGAGCAAGCTTTCGCCGATGCTCGGCACACGCTGCCCGGTGCCTGTCGAAGTCATACCCTTCGCGTGGAAGCCCGTGGCGAATTTTCTAATGTCCCTCGGCGCCGAGCCCGTTTTACGTATGAAAGAAGACGGATCGCCCTACACCACTGACCAGAATAACTATATAATTGACGGTAGATTCGGTCCGATTCCCGACATCGAGAGCCTGGCTCAGAAGCTCGGCCAGCGGGCGGGGATAGCGGGATACGGCCTGTTCATAGGCACTGCAAGCGAGGTCATAGTCGCGACAACACACGGCATACGCTATCAGAAGCGGAAGGATTCATAA
- the pgl gene encoding 6-phosphogluconolactonase: MKKEIYLFDDITALAKRLAEDFKTALAAKAASGESLIVALSGGHTPRAFFEVLAAPPYGDGLPWDKVVLFWGDERCVPPDNDESNFKMTYLSLLSHIKIPGNNIHRVLGENPPDEEAVRYAEEIKKNVPAGVSGFPSFDWIFLGMGEDGHTASLFPGAPTLNEKEKICVVATHPQTGQKRVSVTFPVLDAGKRVSFLVAGEGKEAVLREILENPGQRLPYPASIVSPTDGVLEWYVDRAAAPWL; the protein is encoded by the coding sequence ATGAAAAAGGAAATTTACCTCTTCGACGATATTACGGCACTGGCGAAGCGCCTCGCTGAGGATTTCAAGACGGCTCTCGCTGCGAAGGCGGCTTCGGGAGAGTCCCTGATCGTGGCGCTCTCCGGAGGGCACACGCCCAGGGCCTTTTTCGAGGTGCTGGCCGCGCCTCCTTACGGCGACGGCCTCCCCTGGGATAAGGTCGTTCTCTTCTGGGGAGACGAGCGCTGCGTCCCGCCGGATAACGACGAGAGCAACTTCAAGATGACCTACCTCTCGCTCTTGTCACATATCAAGATCCCCGGGAACAATATCCACCGCGTGTTGGGTGAAAACCCTCCCGATGAAGAAGCCGTTCGTTACGCGGAAGAGATAAAGAAGAACGTCCCCGCGGGCGTGAGCGGTTTTCCCTCTTTCGACTGGATATTCCTCGGCATGGGAGAAGACGGGCACACGGCTTCGTTATTCCCCGGAGCCCCGACTTTAAATGAGAAAGAGAAGATTTGCGTGGTCGCAACTCATCCTCAGACCGGGCAGAAGAGGGTGAGCGTCACGTTTCCTGTCCTCGACGCCGGAAAGAGGGTTTCGTTCCTCGTCGCGGGGGAGGGAAAAGAGGCCGTGCTCAGGGAGATTCTGGAAAACCCCGGGCAGAGACTGCCTTACCCGGCTTCCATTGTGAGCCCTACTGACGGCGTCCTCGAATGGTACGTGGACAGGGCCGCCGCCCCCTGGCTCTAG
- a CDS encoding HAD family phosphatase — protein MIKALIFDLDGTLVQTEALKAESYAMAAVELDKSLTEDEVIDAFKDYVGLTRKEVASGLIKRFNLEDAAKARMKEFHVRTPWQAYVDIRLGTYFKMISDPKVLKAHLCPYNLGLLKWARGEGYPTGLGTMSHREEADRVLDVLGIRPEFDFIATIQDVEHGKPDPEIYNLLADELKVPHADCLVVEDSASGVEAALAAGMNCIAVTTDFTREGVHKIPPAGNLRVVDTPPALLDTAKGFISELNSRKEKTG, from the coding sequence GTGATAAAGGCGCTCATTTTTGATCTCGACGGCACGCTGGTGCAGACTGAGGCACTAAAGGCGGAGTCATACGCCATGGCCGCGGTCGAGCTCGATAAATCTCTTACCGAAGACGAGGTCATAGACGCTTTCAAGGACTATGTCGGCCTTACCCGCAAGGAGGTTGCGTCGGGTCTGATCAAGAGGTTTAATCTCGAGGACGCGGCTAAGGCGAGGATGAAGGAATTCCACGTCCGAACTCCCTGGCAGGCCTATGTCGATATCAGGCTCGGGACCTATTTCAAGATGATCTCCGATCCGAAAGTATTGAAAGCGCACCTCTGCCCCTACAACTTGGGTCTCCTCAAATGGGCCCGCGGCGAGGGTTATCCGACGGGCCTCGGTACGATGTCCCATAGGGAAGAAGCCGACCGCGTGCTGGACGTCCTCGGCATAAGGCCGGAGTTCGATTTCATAGCCACCATTCAGGACGTCGAGCACGGGAAGCCCGATCCCGAGATATATAACCTTCTGGCCGATGAGCTCAAGGTCCCCCATGCGGACTGCCTCGTCGTCGAGGACTCCGCGTCCGGAGTAGAGGCGGCGCTGGCCGCGGGCATGAACTGCATCGCGGTAACGACCGATTTCACGAGGGAGGGGGTCCACAAGATTCCCCCCGCCGGAAACCTCCGCGTTGTGGATACGCCTCCCGCGCTCCTCGATACCGCGAAGGGATTTATCAGCGAGCTTAACTCTCGGAAGGAGAAAACAGGATGA
- the zwf gene encoding glucose-6-phosphate dehydrogenase — MAQENGCIIAIFGASGDLTKRKLMPALYALFRQKLLPENFAILGTSRSPFTDDAYRKKIIEDVVTYAGIKKSEQKQLEPFSKHVYYLAMDATDVNHYDDLREKLSKIDEAEKTGGNYIFYLSTSPSLYTSIAKNLGKKGLQKEGKGSSWRRIIVEKPFGRDLASAEALNHDLQRIFKEGQIYRIDHYLGKETVQDIFALRFSNGIFEPLWNRNYVSRVEITAAETIGVEERGGYYDHYGALRDMIQNHLLQVLGTVTIEPPSFFDAIDVRNESIKIFQSLRPIKPEDVDKYAVRGQYTESVIDGKKIAGYRQEKDVAHDSMTETFVALKLYIDNWRWGGVPFYLRTGKCLPARVSEVVIEFKKTPHHLFTQEELCSAKPNQLIIRIQPDEGILLRFGMKKPGAGFDIEEVGMDFHYSELADAYIPEAYERLILDCIMGDATHYARADAVEACWKFVDPILKAWEDDPEIKLFGYPAGTWGPPEARHLFDAPDEDWRYPTDHLTTDGDFYELK, encoded by the coding sequence ATGGCACAGGAAAACGGCTGTATAATCGCGATCTTCGGGGCTTCCGGGGATTTGACCAAGCGTAAGCTCATGCCCGCACTCTATGCGTTATTCAGGCAGAAGCTCCTCCCCGAGAATTTCGCCATACTCGGCACGAGCAGGTCTCCGTTCACGGACGACGCATACAGGAAAAAAATAATCGAGGACGTCGTCACGTACGCGGGCATCAAAAAATCCGAGCAGAAACAGCTGGAGCCGTTCTCGAAGCACGTCTATTACCTCGCCATGGACGCGACTGACGTAAACCACTATGACGACCTCAGGGAAAAACTGTCAAAGATAGACGAAGCCGAGAAAACGGGCGGCAATTATATTTTCTATCTGTCCACGTCTCCGAGCCTCTACACCTCTATCGCAAAGAACCTCGGGAAGAAAGGGCTCCAGAAAGAGGGGAAAGGCTCGTCGTGGCGGCGGATAATCGTGGAAAAGCCTTTCGGCAGGGACCTTGCTTCCGCCGAGGCGCTCAACCACGACCTCCAGAGGATCTTCAAGGAAGGACAGATATACAGGATAGACCATTATCTCGGCAAGGAGACCGTGCAGGACATATTCGCTCTCAGGTTCTCAAACGGCATCTTCGAGCCCCTCTGGAACAGGAACTACGTGAGCCGCGTCGAGATCACTGCGGCCGAAACGATAGGCGTCGAAGAGCGGGGCGGATACTACGACCACTACGGCGCGCTCCGGGACATGATACAGAACCATCTCCTGCAAGTGCTCGGCACGGTCACCATAGAGCCCCCTTCGTTCTTCGACGCGATAGACGTCCGCAATGAGTCTATCAAGATATTCCAGTCTCTCAGGCCCATAAAGCCCGAGGACGTGGACAAGTACGCGGTAAGGGGCCAGTACACGGAGTCCGTGATCGACGGTAAGAAAATAGCCGGATACAGGCAGGAAAAGGACGTAGCCCACGATTCGATGACCGAGACTTTCGTCGCGCTCAAGCTCTACATAGACAACTGGAGGTGGGGCGGTGTGCCGTTTTACCTCCGCACAGGGAAATGCCTGCCCGCCCGCGTGAGCGAGGTCGTTATAGAATTCAAGAAGACCCCCCATCACCTCTTCACCCAGGAAGAGCTGTGCTCGGCGAAGCCCAACCAGCTCATCATACGCATACAACCCGACGAAGGGATTCTGCTCCGGTTCGGCATGAAGAAGCCGGGGGCGGGATTCGACATTGAAGAGGTCGGGATGGACTTCCACTATTCCGAGCTTGCGGATGCATACATACCCGAAGCTTACGAGCGGCTCATACTCGACTGCATCATGGGCGACGCGACGCACTACGCGCGCGCTGACGCCGTGGAGGCGTGCTGGAAGTTTGTCGATCCCATACTTAAGGCATGGGAGGACGACCCCGAAATAAAGCTCTTCGGCTACCCCGCCGGCACCTGGGGTCCACCCGAAGCGAGGCACCTCTTCGATGCTCCTGATGAGGACTGGAGGTATCCGACCGACCATCTGACGACCGACGGGGATTTTTACGAGCTCAAATAA
- the tkt gene encoding transketolase, which yields MESKPKMSRDKLEQLIINTIRTLSMDAVQKANSGHPGTPMALAPVAFTIWDKFMKFNPRNPDWPDRDRFVLSNGHASMLLYSLLHLTGYNVSLHDIKTFRQLHSKCAGHPEYGLAPGVETTTGPLGQGVATSVGMAIAEKWLASYFNRPGHEIINYNIYAICGDGCMMEGISGEAASLAGHLGLNNLIWFYDNNHITIEGHTALAFSEDVAARFMGYNWHVQRVGDANDLEMLAEAIERAFKENEQPSLIIVDSHIGYGSPNKQDTSAAHGEPLGDEEIRKTKINYGWDPDKKFYIPDEVKEYRETVIRKGAVFEDEWNKKFSSYEREYPELAKQFRELQDREMPKGWEKCLPAFPPNPKGPATRSANSKILNAIVPVYPFLLGGAADVGSSTKTYIENANSFEKGIYDGRNFHFGIRENAMGAVANGMALSRLRPYTATYFVFSDYMRATIRLASLMQIPVTFIFTHDSIGLGEDGPTHQPVEHLASLRAMPNLAVVRPADANELSVLWKYIMGSKDHPVALILTRQDVPTFDRSLYAPAEGALKGAYILADSKPGPDVILIGTGSEVQLCLGAYEILKKQGIKARVVSMPSWSLFEMQTADYKEEILPSSVKARVSVEMGSTFGWCKYAGSGDESGFIGINTFGESAPIADLLPEFGFTVDHVVAKAKEVLKSNGKKVKKPSKK from the coding sequence ATGGAGTCGAAACCCAAAATGAGCAGAGACAAGCTGGAGCAGCTCATAATAAACACGATAAGGACGCTTTCTATGGACGCTGTTCAGAAAGCGAATTCCGGTCATCCGGGTACGCCGATGGCTCTCGCTCCGGTAGCTTTCACGATCTGGGATAAATTCATGAAGTTCAATCCCAGGAACCCCGACTGGCCCGACCGCGACAGGTTCGTGCTTTCAAACGGCCACGCGTCGATGCTCCTCTACAGCCTGCTTCACCTGACCGGTTATAACGTTTCTCTCCACGATATAAAAACATTCAGGCAGCTCCACAGCAAATGCGCGGGCCACCCCGAATACGGCCTCGCGCCCGGGGTAGAGACCACGACGGGGCCGCTCGGCCAGGGGGTCGCTACGTCTGTCGGCATGGCGATCGCCGAAAAATGGCTCGCTTCTTATTTCAACAGGCCCGGTCACGAGATCATCAACTACAACATCTATGCGATATGCGGCGACGGCTGCATGATGGAAGGCATATCGGGCGAGGCGGCCTCGCTCGCCGGACACCTGGGACTCAACAACCTCATCTGGTTCTACGACAACAACCACATAACCATAGAAGGACACACCGCTCTCGCTTTCAGCGAGGACGTGGCCGCCCGGTTCATGGGATACAACTGGCACGTGCAGCGCGTTGGGGACGCTAACGACCTCGAGATGCTCGCTGAAGCGATAGAGAGGGCGTTCAAGGAGAACGAGCAGCCGTCCCTCATCATAGTCGACAGCCACATCGGATACGGGAGTCCGAACAAGCAGGACACGTCAGCGGCTCACGGGGAGCCGCTAGGCGACGAGGAGATACGGAAGACCAAGATAAATTACGGCTGGGACCCCGACAAAAAGTTCTACATCCCTGACGAGGTAAAGGAATACAGGGAAACCGTAATAAGGAAAGGCGCCGTATTCGAGGACGAATGGAATAAGAAATTCAGCTCGTACGAGCGCGAATATCCCGAACTGGCGAAACAGTTCCGCGAGCTTCAGGACAGAGAAATGCCAAAAGGGTGGGAGAAATGCCTCCCGGCGTTCCCTCCAAATCCCAAGGGGCCCGCTACACGCTCTGCAAACAGCAAGATACTGAATGCCATAGTTCCGGTGTACCCGTTCCTCTTGGGAGGAGCTGCAGACGTCGGCTCTTCCACAAAAACCTACATAGAAAATGCGAACAGCTTCGAGAAGGGCATCTATGACGGCAGGAACTTCCATTTCGGCATTAGAGAGAACGCAATGGGAGCCGTCGCGAACGGCATGGCGCTCAGCAGGCTGAGGCCTTACACTGCCACCTATTTCGTGTTTTCCGACTACATGAGGGCTACTATCAGGCTCGCGAGCCTGATGCAGATTCCCGTGACTTTCATATTCACTCACGACAGCATCGGTCTCGGCGAGGACGGCCCTACGCACCAGCCCGTCGAGCACCTCGCGTCCTTGAGGGCAATGCCCAACCTCGCCGTCGTAAGGCCAGCAGACGCCAACGAATTGAGCGTGCTGTGGAAATATATAATGGGTTCGAAAGACCACCCTGTAGCCCTGATACTGACGAGACAGGACGTCCCCACTTTTGACAGGAGCCTTTACGCCCCGGCCGAAGGAGCTCTCAAGGGCGCGTATATTCTCGCAGACAGCAAGCCCGGGCCGGACGTCATACTGATAGGCACCGGCTCCGAGGTCCAGCTATGCCTCGGCGCATACGAGATACTTAAAAAGCAGGGGATCAAGGCGCGCGTGGTCAGCATGCCCTCGTGGTCTCTCTTCGAGATGCAGACCGCGGATTACAAGGAAGAAATCCTCCCCTCGTCCGTAAAGGCCAGGGTGTCCGTGGAGATGGGCTCCACGTTCGGCTGGTGCAAGTATGCGGGGTCGGGTGATGAGAGCGGCTTTATCGGTATAAACACGTTCGGCGAGTCGGCTCCCATAGCGGACCTCCTTCCTGAGTTCGGCTTCACCGTCGACCATGTCGTTGCGAAAGCGAAAGAGGTCCTTAAGTCGAACGGCAAGAAAGTTAAAAAACCGTCAAAGAAATGA
- a CDS encoding deoxyhypusine synthase: protein MAKTKTTKKELLKQTIKHVDIKKIDGKQIIDAYRGMSFSSRDAARAADIFNMNLADKNASVWLTLAGSTSAGGCMQVYVDMVKHNMVDVIVATGASIVDMDFFEALGFSHYAGTPFIDDGMLRSLYIDRIYDTFIDEDELQACDRTVAQIADSLEHRPYSSREFIREMGKWLTKHAKKKNSLVQAAYEHNVPIFCPAFTDSSAGFGLVFHQWNNPDSHVSIDSAKDFLELTKIKISSKESGLFMVGGGVPKNFAQDTVVAAEVLGFDVPVHKYAVQITVADVRDGACSSSTLKEASSWGKVSTVYEQMVYAEATTVVPLIVANAYQTGKWKQRKPRNFSKMF, encoded by the coding sequence ATGGCCAAGACAAAGACCACGAAGAAAGAGCTTTTAAAACAGACGATCAAGCACGTCGATATAAAGAAGATCGACGGCAAGCAGATAATCGACGCGTACAGGGGCATGTCTTTCTCTTCGAGAGACGCCGCAAGGGCGGCGGACATATTCAACATGAACCTCGCCGACAAGAACGCCTCCGTGTGGCTCACGCTTGCGGGCTCGACCTCGGCGGGCGGATGCATGCAGGTATACGTCGACATGGTGAAGCACAACATGGTGGACGTAATAGTAGCAACGGGCGCTTCCATCGTTGACATGGACTTTTTCGAGGCCCTCGGCTTCAGCCACTACGCCGGAACGCCTTTCATAGACGACGGCATGCTGAGGTCGCTCTACATCGACCGCATCTATGACACGTTCATTGACGAAGACGAGCTCCAGGCATGCGACAGGACTGTCGCCCAGATTGCAGACTCTCTCGAACACCGCCCGTACTCTTCCAGGGAATTTATACGCGAGATGGGAAAATGGCTCACGAAGCACGCAAAGAAGAAGAACTCCCTCGTGCAGGCGGCCTACGAGCACAACGTGCCGATATTCTGCCCCGCCTTCACGGACTCGTCCGCAGGGTTCGGTCTCGTGTTCCACCAGTGGAATAACCCCGACTCCCACGTGTCGATAGACAGCGCGAAGGACTTCCTCGAGCTTACGAAAATAAAGATCTCTTCCAAGGAGAGCGGCCTCTTCATGGTGGGGGGAGGCGTGCCCAAGAACTTCGCGCAGGACACAGTCGTCGCGGCCGAGGTGCTGGGCTTCGACGTGCCGGTGCATAAATATGCCGTTCAGATCACCGTAGCCGACGTGAGGGACGGCGCTTGCAGCTCGTCCACGCTTAAGGAAGCTTCGTCCTGGGGAAAGGTCAGCACAGTCTACGAGCAGATGGTCTATGCCGAGGCTACGACTGTCGTCCCGTTAATAGTGGCGAACGCCTATCAGACCGGGAAATGGAAACAGAGGAAGCCCAGAAATTTCAGCAAAATGTTTTGA